A DNA window from Cobetia marina contains the following coding sequences:
- the rsmG gene encoding 16S rRNA (guanine(527)-N(7))-methyltransferase RsmG, whose amino-acid sequence MSQTLNETQRARCAQLLSRGASAMGVALSDEQHAQLMTLLVLLHKWNRAYNLTAVREPEAMVTRHLLDSLSVLPHISGPRLLDVGAGPGLPSLVIAIMRPDIAVVPLDSNGKKVRFQIQAGHELGLNNLSPTQVRIEAYDGAPFEQIISRAFADTDAFVNLSGAVLAKGGEWLAMKGRIPNDEIARLPAGVSLVETLRLCVPGEEGERHLLRLKRD is encoded by the coding sequence ATGAGTCAGACGCTCAACGAGACGCAGCGTGCGCGTTGCGCCCAGTTGCTCAGTCGCGGTGCCAGCGCCATGGGAGTGGCGCTGAGTGATGAGCAGCATGCGCAGCTGATGACGCTGCTGGTGCTGTTGCACAAGTGGAATCGCGCCTATAACCTCACCGCGGTACGTGAGCCGGAGGCGATGGTGACGCGCCATCTGCTGGATAGCCTCAGCGTGCTGCCCCACATCAGCGGGCCACGCCTGCTGGACGTCGGTGCCGGCCCGGGCCTGCCGAGTCTCGTGATCGCGATCATGCGTCCCGACATCGCTGTCGTACCGCTGGATTCCAATGGCAAGAAGGTGCGTTTCCAGATTCAGGCCGGCCACGAGCTGGGCCTGAACAACCTGAGCCCGACTCAGGTGCGTATCGAAGCCTATGATGGCGCGCCCTTCGAGCAGATCATCTCGCGGGCCTTCGCCGATACTGACGCCTTCGTCAATCTGTCAGGCGCCGTACTGGCTAAAGGCGGCGAATGGCTGGCGATGAAAGGTCGCATCCCCAATGACGAGATCGCACGGTTGCCGGCGGGTGTCTCGCTGGTCGAGACGCTCAGACTGTGTGTCCCGGGAGAAGAAGGTGAACGTCACCTTCTGCGCTTGAAACGCGACTGA
- a CDS encoding ParA family protein yields the protein MTKIIALTNQKGGVGKTTTAVNLAASLAALDRRVLLIDLDPQGHATMGSGIDKHDLEGSVLDVLLGELRASDVILDCPDAGYALLPGNGDLTAAEVDLLDVEGRERRLAEALAPIASEYDVVLIDCPPSLNMLTVNALTAAHGVLIPLQCEFYALEGLSALLDTVEQIQGNVNPALDVFGIVRTMYDARNSLTRDVSKQLSDYFGDTLIKATIPRNVRVAEAPSHGLPVTKYARLSRGSQAYRVLAKELIRRLSL from the coding sequence GTGACCAAGATCATCGCGCTGACCAACCAGAAAGGTGGTGTCGGCAAGACCACGACAGCCGTCAATCTCGCCGCTTCGCTGGCGGCGCTCGATCGCCGCGTATTGCTGATCGACCTCGACCCCCAGGGCCACGCCACCATGGGCAGTGGCATCGACAAGCATGACCTGGAAGGCAGCGTGCTGGACGTGCTGCTGGGTGAACTGCGGGCCAGCGACGTGATTCTCGACTGCCCGGATGCCGGCTATGCCCTGTTGCCGGGCAATGGCGATCTCACGGCTGCCGAAGTCGACCTGCTGGATGTCGAAGGGCGCGAGCGGCGTCTTGCCGAGGCACTCGCCCCGATCGCCTCGGAATATGACGTGGTGCTGATCGACTGCCCGCCCTCGCTCAACATGCTGACCGTCAATGCCCTGACCGCCGCCCATGGCGTCCTGATTCCCCTTCAGTGCGAGTTCTATGCTCTGGAAGGCCTGTCAGCGCTGCTGGATACCGTCGAGCAGATACAGGGCAACGTGAATCCGGCCCTCGACGTGTTCGGGATCGTGCGCACCATGTACGACGCCCGCAACAGTCTGACCCGCGATGTCAGCAAGCAACTTTCCGATTACTTTGGCGATACCCTGATCAAGGCCACCATTCCACGCAACGTGCGGGTGGCCGAAGCGCCGAGCCATGGTCTGCCGGTCACCAAGTACGCGCGTCTGTCGCGTGGCAGCCAGGCCTATCGCGTGCTCGCCAAGGAATTGATTCGTCGTCTCTCGCTGTAA